The Streptomyces sp. NBC_00344 genome includes a window with the following:
- a CDS encoding helix-turn-helix domain-containing protein → MVRVPLTPQERQRGERFGILLRQARGDRSMVDVAAAAGVSAETLRKIETGRAPTPAFFTVAALAHALDLSLDDLATACAEDADGADRAMSA, encoded by the coding sequence ATGGTGAGAGTTCCCTTGACCCCGCAAGAGCGGCAACGCGGAGAACGGTTCGGGATCCTGCTCCGGCAGGCCCGTGGCGACCGCAGCATGGTCGACGTGGCAGCAGCGGCCGGTGTATCCGCTGAGACACTCCGCAAGATCGAGACCGGCCGGGCCCCGACCCCGGCCTTCTTCACCGTGGCGGCCCTGGCCCACGCGCTGGATCTGTCACTGGATGATCTGGCCACAGCCTGCGCAGAGGATGCCGACGGCGCCGACCGCGCCATGTCGGCGTGA
- a CDS encoding phenazine biosynthesis protein — protein MSRHTTDPFTTDLGPDEFVPAAMRWHFSAETGSPYWLKRAADLGFDPLTDIRTWEDLDLFPDVSEEWRTLAVDDLIPAGTTADPWEFQVFDSGGTTGSPKRIVEARSRRNGVHWVSEVLAAHGIPGRGEGHWLHIGPTGPHIVGRSVGLLAQLRATFCHYIDFDPRWVKSCVKQGRGEEAGRYVKHILAQAGDVLATQPVSVLFATPPVLEALCADDALLDLVQRKVRGIVWAGTSVSPETLRAFEEELFPNATLVGLYGNTMMGIAPQRPRETDDTHPCVFIPYHPYSRVKVVEPEQPTREVAHGERGQARISLLSRDLLVPWTLERDSLVRVAPTTRYPQDGLADIQVHSGESGQSIIEGVY, from the coding sequence ATGTCGCGCCACACCACTGACCCGTTCACCACGGACCTCGGGCCGGACGAGTTCGTGCCCGCAGCGATGCGGTGGCACTTCTCCGCCGAAACCGGCTCTCCCTACTGGCTCAAGCGCGCCGCCGACCTCGGCTTCGACCCCCTGACGGACATCCGCACCTGGGAGGACCTCGACCTCTTCCCCGACGTCAGCGAGGAATGGCGCACCCTTGCGGTCGACGACCTCATACCGGCCGGAACCACCGCCGACCCCTGGGAGTTCCAGGTCTTCGACAGCGGCGGCACGACCGGCTCGCCCAAGCGCATCGTCGAGGCCCGCTCTCGGCGCAACGGCGTTCACTGGGTCAGCGAGGTCCTCGCCGCGCACGGAATACCCGGGCGCGGTGAGGGGCACTGGCTGCACATAGGACCCACCGGGCCCCACATCGTGGGCCGTTCGGTCGGCCTGCTCGCCCAGCTGCGCGCGACGTTCTGCCACTACATCGACTTCGATCCCCGCTGGGTGAAGAGCTGCGTCAAACAGGGCAGGGGCGAAGAAGCCGGGCGCTACGTCAAGCACATCCTCGCGCAGGCCGGTGACGTACTCGCCACGCAGCCCGTCTCCGTCCTCTTCGCCACCCCACCGGTGCTGGAGGCGCTCTGCGCCGACGACGCCCTCCTCGACCTCGTGCAGCGCAAGGTGCGGGGCATCGTCTGGGCGGGCACCAGTGTGAGCCCGGAGACACTGCGTGCCTTCGAGGAGGAGCTGTTCCCCAACGCCACCCTCGTCGGGCTGTACGGCAACACCATGATGGGCATCGCCCCGCAGCGCCCCCGGGAGACGGACGACACGCACCCGTGCGTCTTCATCCCGTACCACCCGTACAGCAGGGTCAAGGTCGTCGAGCCCGAGCAGCCGACCCGCGAGGTGGCGCACGGCGAGCGCGGACAGGCGCGCATCAGCCTCCTCTCCCGGGACCTGCTGGTGCCCTGGACGCTGGAGCGGGACTCGCTCGTCCGCGTCGCGCCGACCACGCGCTACCCGCAGGACGGGCTCGCCGACATCCAGGTGCACTCGGGGGAGAGCGGCCAGTCCATCATCGAGGGGGTGTACTAG
- a CDS encoding cyclase family protein yields the protein MKLIDISQGWSEGMPAYDAPWYPEFHIRRAMTPASDPSGTGRTFSNLEIFPHNGTHVEAGYHFFEDREKIDEVPLSTFVGRAVVADLSHKRDLDPVTGEDLEKAVRDVWQEGDRLLIRTDHPDRYLGREDYWDRPPYLTVSAADWMADNGTTLVGMDCITERPDDRSGQVHRRLLSAGIPILENIQNLGHITNPVVQLMALPIKVADVEAAPARAVVFDGWPF from the coding sequence GTGAAGCTGATTGACATTAGTCAGGGCTGGTCCGAGGGCATGCCCGCCTACGACGCCCCGTGGTATCCGGAATTTCATATTCGGCGCGCCATGACGCCGGCCTCCGATCCGTCCGGGACCGGCAGGACCTTCTCCAACCTGGAGATATTTCCCCACAACGGGACACATGTTGAGGCCGGCTACCACTTCTTCGAGGACCGCGAGAAGATCGACGAGGTGCCGCTCAGCACGTTCGTCGGCCGCGCTGTCGTCGCGGACCTCTCCCACAAGCGCGACCTCGACCCGGTGACGGGTGAGGACCTGGAGAAGGCCGTGCGCGACGTGTGGCAGGAAGGGGACCGGCTGTTGATCCGGACCGACCACCCCGACCGGTACCTCGGACGCGAGGACTACTGGGACAGGCCCCCGTACCTCACCGTCTCGGCGGCCGACTGGATGGCCGACAACGGCACCACGCTCGTCGGGATGGACTGCATCACCGAGCGGCCGGACGACCGCAGCGGCCAGGTGCACCGCCGGCTGCTCTCCGCCGGCATCCCGATCCTGGAGAACATCCAGAACCTCGGGCACATCACCAACCCCGTCGTCCAGCTCATGGCGCTCCCCATCAAGGTCGCCGACGTGGAGGCCGCGCCCGCCCGCGCCGTGGTCTTCGACGGCTGGCCATTCTGA
- a CDS encoding ATP-grasp domain-containing protein codes for MNAAGAPVVVIVDAYASSRCLAPLFRARGYDCVHVQSTPDLPQNYARGYRPGDFSAHLVHHGDLPGTLRALSAYRPVALMPGVERAVLLADALSEQLDLPSNGTALSAARRDKYRMIETVRAAGVPAVEQILTAGLDELLRWYEKIGGGQVVLKPVSSAGSDGVFFCSGAEEIGAAFRSLHGTTSVLGQENEVVLAQEYLVGHEYIVNTVSRDGTHRVSDIWKMHTLSANGVAELAAGAELLPRRGPEQESLVEHTFQVLDALGIAHGAAHTELKLTPDGARLVETGARVCGADVHVPVSAALGMSQLDLTVDACTDPAAFLAGADEDYRVGRHARIVNMVAPRGGTLRSYPRLAELRALDSFHDVLLRAHPGDTVHPSTDDWTFPLRVYLLHEVAATVARDALTTRYLDGDGFYELA; via the coding sequence ATGAACGCAGCCGGCGCCCCGGTGGTCGTCATCGTCGACGCATACGCCAGTTCTCGCTGCCTCGCGCCGCTCTTCCGGGCCCGCGGTTACGACTGCGTGCACGTGCAGAGCACGCCCGACCTCCCCCAGAACTACGCACGCGGCTACCGTCCCGGGGACTTCAGCGCGCACCTCGTCCACCACGGCGACCTGCCCGGGACGCTGCGGGCCCTGAGCGCGTACCGGCCCGTCGCCCTCATGCCCGGCGTGGAACGCGCGGTGCTGCTCGCCGACGCACTGAGCGAGCAGCTGGACCTGCCGTCGAACGGCACCGCACTGAGCGCGGCACGCCGCGACAAGTACCGCATGATCGAGACCGTCAGGGCGGCCGGTGTACCGGCGGTCGAGCAGATCCTCACCGCCGGCCTGGACGAACTCCTGCGCTGGTACGAGAAAATCGGCGGCGGCCAGGTCGTGCTGAAACCGGTCAGCAGCGCCGGCAGTGACGGTGTCTTCTTCTGCTCCGGGGCCGAGGAGATCGGGGCGGCCTTCCGCTCCCTGCACGGCACCACGAGCGTGCTCGGCCAGGAGAACGAGGTCGTGCTCGCGCAGGAGTACCTCGTCGGCCACGAGTACATCGTCAACACCGTCAGCCGCGACGGCACACACCGTGTATCCGACATCTGGAAGATGCATACGCTCAGCGCCAACGGCGTCGCCGAACTGGCCGCCGGCGCCGAACTGCTGCCCCGGCGCGGTCCCGAACAGGAGAGCCTGGTCGAGCACACCTTCCAGGTACTCGACGCCCTCGGCATCGCACACGGAGCCGCCCACACCGAACTCAAGCTGACCCCGGACGGTGCGCGACTGGTGGAGACGGGCGCGCGGGTCTGCGGGGCCGACGTCCACGTGCCCGTCTCGGCAGCGCTCGGCATGAGCCAGCTCGACCTCACCGTTGATGCCTGCACCGACCCCGCGGCTTTTCTGGCCGGAGCCGACGAGGACTACCGTGTCGGCCGCCACGCCCGCATCGTCAACATGGTGGCCCCCCGGGGCGGGACCCTGCGCTCCTACCCCCGGCTGGCCGAGCTGCGCGCCCTCGACAGCTTCCACGACGTGCTCCTCCGCGCGCACCCGGGCGACACGGTGCACCCGTCCACCGACGACTGGACCTTCCCGCTTCGCGTCTACCTCCTGCACGAGGTCGCGGCCACCGTGGCCCGTGACGCGCTGACCACGCGGTATCTGGACGGTGACGGCTTCTACGAACTGGCCTGA
- a CDS encoding isochorismate synthase, whose product MTVDIAPAPGEFTLTPDDHTALVDACNAGVERARATGRHALVSWARPCALADPYATWAGARARTGRSLYWQSAWDGTTVLAFGSAHDLRGAGAGRLPAIRSAWTELVRETITAGRDGSGAGPLAVGGFAFGGSTHLPPGVLPEALLWVPLVQLRCTVPDEAGAVSGTLTAELRLNALVDGSDDPELLTKALTLRAERCMAARDTRGPHPAPRPRASVETPAAGDWKDLVRRATGRMRAGDFEKVVLARRLDVTADREFDVPAAVRRMREAYAGTTVFALGHGDTTFLGATPEYLVRVEEREVQALGLAGTTPRGDTPAEDRALEAELSGSAKLRHEHEVVVRMLSEALAESCTQVTAEAEPQVLKLANVQHLSTPVRGRLPEGSAEGVLDLAARLHPTPALGGHPRAEALEWLARNEGFDRGWYAGGIGWTDGEGNGQFAVAIRSALVRGDSASLYAGCGLVADSDPEVEYAETCAKLRPMRAALGLD is encoded by the coding sequence ATGACCGTGGACATCGCGCCGGCCCCCGGCGAGTTCACCCTCACCCCCGACGACCACACCGCGCTCGTGGACGCCTGCAACGCGGGCGTCGAGCGGGCGCGCGCCACCGGTCGCCACGCCCTCGTCAGCTGGGCCCGTCCGTGCGCGCTCGCCGACCCCTACGCGACCTGGGCGGGAGCCCGGGCGCGCACGGGGCGCTCCCTGTACTGGCAGTCGGCGTGGGACGGCACGACCGTCCTCGCCTTCGGCAGCGCCCATGACCTGCGCGGCGCGGGGGCGGGCCGCCTCCCCGCGATCCGCTCCGCCTGGACGGAACTGGTGCGCGAGACGATCACCGCGGGCCGGGACGGGTCCGGGGCGGGGCCGCTCGCCGTCGGCGGCTTTGCCTTCGGCGGCAGTACACACCTCCCACCGGGTGTGTTACCCGAGGCCCTGCTGTGGGTGCCGCTGGTGCAACTGCGCTGCACGGTGCCGGACGAGGCGGGGGCGGTGTCCGGCACTCTCACGGCGGAACTGCGGCTCAACGCTCTCGTGGACGGGAGCGACGACCCCGAACTGCTCACCAAGGCACTGACACTGCGGGCCGAGCGGTGCATGGCCGCCCGGGACACGCGCGGGCCACACCCCGCCCCCCGTCCCCGCGCGAGCGTCGAGACACCCGCCGCCGGGGACTGGAAGGACCTCGTGCGCCGCGCCACGGGCCGGATGCGGGCGGGCGATTTCGAGAAGGTGGTGCTCGCCCGGCGCCTGGACGTCACCGCCGACCGGGAGTTCGACGTCCCCGCAGCGGTCCGCCGGATGCGGGAGGCCTACGCAGGTACGACGGTCTTCGCCCTCGGCCACGGCGACACCACCTTTCTCGGCGCGACACCCGAGTACCTCGTCCGGGTCGAGGAGCGAGAGGTGCAGGCGCTCGGCCTCGCCGGCACCACCCCGCGCGGGGACACCCCCGCTGAGGACCGGGCGCTGGAGGCCGAGCTCTCCGGCAGCGCGAAGCTCCGGCACGAGCACGAGGTCGTGGTCCGGATGCTGAGCGAGGCACTCGCCGAGTCCTGCACCCAGGTCACAGCCGAGGCAGAGCCCCAGGTGCTCAAACTCGCCAACGTTCAGCACCTGTCGACGCCGGTACGGGGACGGCTGCCCGAGGGCTCTGCGGAGGGAGTCCTCGATCTCGCTGCCCGCCTCCACCCGACGCCTGCGCTCGGCGGTCACCCCCGCGCCGAGGCGCTGGAGTGGCTCGCCCGCAACGAGGGCTTCGACCGCGGCTGGTACGCGGGCGGCATCGGCTGGACCGACGGAGAAGGGAACGGGCAGTTCGCCGTGGCGATACGCTCCGCGCTCGTGCGGGGCGACTCGGCCTCGCTGTACGCCGGTTGCGGCCTCGTGGCGGATTCCGATCCCGAGGTCGAGTACGCCGAGACCTGCGCCAAGCTCCGCCCCATGCGCGCCGCCCTCGGACTCGACTGA
- a CDS encoding MarR family winged helix-turn-helix transcriptional regulator → MVTQSSDPTPEQIAAELSVVLGRVARRMRMASPGLELTYSQRSALSLLDREGPSTTAALARAEMVRPQSMRLTVAALESQGLVARHPDPLDGRQSVMSVTDLGRSTLAGVRADKEGWLTRAIDEELDEAERRTLADAVALFERLVQR, encoded by the coding sequence ATGGTCACCCAGTCATCGGATCCCACCCCCGAGCAGATCGCCGCCGAGCTGTCCGTTGTCCTCGGCAGGGTGGCCCGGCGGATGCGGATGGCGTCGCCCGGTCTTGAGCTGACGTATTCACAGCGGTCGGCGCTCTCCCTGCTGGACCGGGAAGGCCCGTCGACCACTGCCGCGCTGGCGCGCGCCGAGATGGTGCGTCCGCAGTCGATGCGGCTGACCGTCGCCGCGCTGGAGAGCCAGGGTCTGGTGGCGCGCCATCCCGATCCGCTCGACGGCCGCCAGTCCGTCATGTCGGTCACCGACCTGGGCCGCAGCACGCTCGCCGGCGTACGTGCCGACAAGGAGGGCTGGCTCACCCGTGCCATCGACGAGGAGCTCGACGAAGCCGAACGGCGCACGCTCGCCGACGCCGTCGCGCTGTTCGAACGGCTGGTTCAGCGGTGA
- the aroF gene encoding 3-deoxy-7-phosphoheptulonate synthase — protein sequence MILDSTAPREIAGIVAETLSKSGVDTTLTKLGNTAVLVSESSGTPELAAMLESLPAVARVLRVPGPQRLTSRAFREENSRVRVGENVQAVFGGDEFVVIAGPCAVESAEQMTGIVNLVHAGGAIMLRGGAFKPRTSPYSFQGLGLAGLTLLAEQRRRTGLPVVTEVVTPKDVECVAEESDMLQIGARNMQNFELLREAGASGKPVLLKRGMSATIEEWLLAAEYLLHMGNDDVVLCERGIRSYDRSTRFTLDLSAVAEAKRLTHLPVIVDPSHSTGKPHLVGPMSLAAAAAGADGLIIDVHTDAGAALCDGAQALDGAQFAALMDKLGPLLQAVGRRLAPTVRPAGSLASA from the coding sequence GTGATACTGGATTCGACCGCACCCCGAGAAATTGCCGGAATCGTCGCCGAGACTCTTTCAAAAAGCGGAGTTGACACCACCTTAACAAAACTCGGGAATACAGCAGTGCTCGTTTCCGAGAGTTCCGGCACGCCGGAACTGGCCGCAATGCTGGAAAGCCTCCCGGCCGTCGCCCGCGTTCTGCGGGTGCCAGGACCGCAGCGGCTCACGAGCCGCGCCTTCCGCGAGGAGAACTCCCGCGTTCGTGTCGGCGAGAATGTCCAAGCAGTATTCGGCGGGGACGAGTTCGTCGTCATCGCCGGCCCCTGCGCGGTGGAGAGTGCCGAACAAATGACCGGGATCGTGAACCTGGTGCACGCCGGGGGCGCGATCATGCTGCGGGGCGGCGCCTTCAAGCCCCGCACCTCCCCGTACAGCTTCCAGGGGCTCGGACTCGCGGGGCTCACACTGCTCGCGGAACAGCGCCGGCGCACGGGGCTTCCCGTCGTCACCGAAGTCGTCACCCCCAAGGACGTCGAGTGCGTCGCCGAAGAGAGCGACATGCTCCAGATCGGCGCGCGCAACATGCAGAACTTCGAGTTGCTGCGCGAAGCAGGTGCGTCGGGCAAGCCCGTCCTTCTCAAACGAGGGATGTCCGCCACCATCGAGGAGTGGCTGCTGGCGGCCGAGTACCTCCTCCACATGGGCAACGACGACGTCGTCCTGTGTGAACGCGGCATTCGCAGCTATGACCGCAGCACCCGTTTCACGCTGGATCTCAGCGCGGTGGCCGAGGCCAAACGCCTCACCCATCTCCCGGTGATCGTCGACCCGAGTCACAGCACCGGAAAACCGCACCTGGTCGGCCCGATGTCGCTGGCCGCGGCCGCCGCCGGGGCCGACGGGCTCATCATCGATGTACACACCGACGCCGGTGCCGCGCTGTGCGACGGCGCCCAGGCTCTCGACGGCGCGCAGTTCGCCGCCCTCATGGACAAGCTGGGCCCCCTTCTGCAAGCCGTGGGCCGCAGGCTCGCACCGACCGTCCGCCCCGCCGGTTCCCTCGCCTCGGCCTGA
- a CDS encoding aldehyde dehydrogenase family protein, with protein sequence MSVPALRAGEERTSRDTRVLRGVTGEPLATVHEVPPLVARMTVKNMRQAPELGLAERLPVLAEAGRLFAKAALGGQTPEEYCHLQALASGVPVTVARGVLERVARESESLGEVVRRQVPAGAGDTARWVRRGRVLSVIAPSNHPGTHGAWLQALAMGYRVALRPGGRDPFTPLRLVHALLTAGLHPGWISLLPGGHSAADALTEAGDLALVYGGEDTVARLRGNDRVLVRGPGRSKILVDTEVDDALLDHLVAEIAGDGGVRCTNTTTVLTTGDHRSLAGRLAKRLAALPVHPVTDPRAVLPVRPRSEAEALRAAATRAAGTAPDLVAAHCPEGPLAPVGGPAVALRPAVFLLDRCDHPALATELPFPCAWVAPWREADGMAPLDDSLALGLLTEDASLVEKALAMPGVRTVVHGPVARWWQDPYLPHDGYLGQFLNEARGYARV encoded by the coding sequence GTGTCCGTACCCGCTCTCCGCGCCGGGGAGGAACGCACCTCCCGCGACACCCGCGTCCTGCGCGGCGTCACCGGCGAGCCCCTGGCGACCGTGCACGAGGTCCCGCCCCTCGTGGCGCGAATGACGGTCAAGAACATGCGGCAGGCGCCCGAGCTGGGCCTCGCCGAACGCCTCCCCGTCCTCGCCGAGGCGGGCAGGCTCTTCGCCAAGGCCGCCCTGGGCGGCCAGACCCCGGAGGAGTACTGCCACCTCCAGGCACTCGCCTCCGGCGTGCCCGTCACCGTGGCACGCGGTGTCCTGGAGCGCGTAGCCCGCGAGAGCGAGTCGCTCGGCGAGGTGGTCCGGCGCCAGGTACCGGCCGGCGCCGGGGACACCGCCCGCTGGGTACGCCGCGGCCGGGTCCTGTCCGTCATCGCGCCCAGCAACCACCCCGGCACGCACGGCGCCTGGCTCCAGGCGCTCGCCATGGGCTACCGCGTCGCCCTCCGGCCCGGTGGCCGGGATCCCTTCACCCCGCTGCGCCTCGTCCACGCCCTGCTCACCGCCGGACTGCACCCCGGCTGGATCAGCCTGCTTCCCGGCGGGCACAGCGCTGCGGACGCGCTCACCGAGGCGGGCGACCTGGCCCTCGTCTACGGCGGCGAGGACACCGTGGCCCGGCTGCGCGGCAACGACAGGGTCCTTGTGCGCGGACCGGGACGCAGCAAGATCCTCGTCGACACGGAGGTGGACGATGCACTCCTCGACCACCTCGTCGCCGAGATCGCGGGTGACGGCGGGGTGCGCTGCACCAACACGACCACCGTCCTGACCACGGGCGACCACCGGAGCTTGGCCGGCCGGCTCGCCAAACGCCTCGCCGCACTCCCTGTCCACCCCGTCACAGATCCCCGCGCGGTACTCCCGGTCCGGCCCCGGTCCGAGGCCGAGGCACTCCGCGCGGCCGCCACCCGCGCCGCCGGGACAGCCCCCGACCTGGTCGCCGCCCACTGCCCCGAAGGACCGCTGGCTCCCGTCGGGGGGCCGGCCGTTGCCCTGCGGCCCGCCGTGTTCCTCCTCGACCGCTGCGACCACCCGGCGCTGGCGACGGAACTCCCCTTCCCCTGCGCCTGGGTGGCCCCCTGGCGGGAGGCCGACGGCATGGCACCCCTGGACGACTCGCTCGCCCTCGGCCTGCTCACCGAGGACGCCTCCCTCGTCGAGAAGGCTCTCGCCATGCCCGGGGTGCGCACCGTCGTTCACGGTCCCGTCGCCCGGTGGTGGCAGGACCCGTACCTGCCGCACGACGGCTACCTGGGCCAGTTCCTCAACGAGGCACGCGGCTATGCCCGCGTGTGA
- a CDS encoding YkvA family protein, with product MSTSTEALLVLAALAFLATLVLTVVLAVRLFRARRYLREAGIPLSNKFAFWGALIYTISPVDLLPDPVLLDDIGVLLFALHSLEGAARRVSARHPGHAGLDEHPGLPGQPPGKFGTVGPPAP from the coding sequence ATGAGCACATCCACCGAAGCGCTCCTCGTTCTCGCCGCACTCGCCTTCCTCGCGACCCTGGTGCTGACGGTCGTCCTGGCGGTCCGCCTCTTCCGCGCCCGGCGGTATCTGCGGGAGGCCGGCATCCCGCTCTCGAACAAGTTCGCCTTCTGGGGTGCGCTGATCTACACCATCAGCCCGGTGGACCTGCTCCCCGACCCGGTCCTGCTGGACGACATCGGCGTGCTGCTGTTCGCGCTGCATTCCCTCGAGGGGGCGGCGAGGCGCGTGTCCGCACGGCACCCCGGGCACGCCGGGCTCGATGAACACCCCGGACTCCCTGGACAGCCGCCGGGGAAATTTGGCACGGTGGGGCCGCCGGCTCCGTAA
- a CDS encoding ATP-grasp domain-containing protein produces MAPRIALLGGRPSVLKSAAKLGCEVVTLAKPGMYDPEAARRWCVEVVDVDLGDQQAVMAAGRALQARLPVARFFSPAELGLVAAARLNEEFALGGNSLRTVTLLKDKSAMRSHLAGIGLSPVRFRVVHGAGELAGFLTELGGPGIIKPLDFGGSADVHKVDGPDRAAEVWSRVEAAGRERMLAEEFLTGHEVSVEGFSADGAHTVVAVTDKLLGAGFVEAGHSVPARVAEHTREEIVELTARLLDAVGLVEGPSHTEIMITAEGLRIIESHNRAGGDNIPELVRLAYGVDLVRATVAVPLGLEPWKDEVPVPLGGAAIRFLAAEPGVVTAVDLPAEGLEGVTLGVTAKPGMVVPSVTWSADRVCGDVIAVGRDADEAVARAEAAAARVRIRTGPAPETAPRATAPVRTS; encoded by the coding sequence ATGGCTCCGCGTATTGCCCTGCTGGGCGGCCGGCCGAGCGTGTTGAAGTCTGCGGCGAAACTGGGCTGCGAGGTCGTCACGCTCGCCAAGCCCGGCATGTACGACCCGGAGGCCGCACGGCGCTGGTGCGTCGAGGTGGTGGATGTCGACCTGGGTGACCAGCAGGCGGTCATGGCAGCCGGGCGTGCGTTGCAGGCCCGGCTGCCCGTGGCGCGCTTCTTCTCACCCGCCGAGCTGGGACTCGTCGCCGCGGCCCGGCTCAACGAAGAGTTCGCGCTGGGGGGCAACTCCCTGCGCACCGTCACGCTGCTCAAGGACAAGTCGGCGATGCGGAGCCACCTCGCGGGTATCGGACTGTCCCCGGTCCGCTTCCGTGTCGTGCACGGCGCGGGCGAACTGGCCGGCTTTCTCACCGAACTCGGCGGGCCCGGCATCATCAAGCCCCTCGACTTCGGCGGCAGCGCGGACGTCCACAAGGTCGACGGACCGGACCGGGCCGCCGAGGTCTGGTCGCGGGTCGAGGCCGCGGGACGCGAGCGGATGCTGGCGGAGGAGTTCCTCACCGGCCACGAGGTGAGCGTGGAGGGCTTCTCGGCGGACGGTGCGCACACCGTCGTGGCCGTCACGGACAAGCTCCTCGGCGCCGGCTTCGTGGAAGCGGGACACTCGGTCCCGGCACGCGTGGCCGAGCACACCCGCGAGGAGATCGTCGAGCTGACCGCACGGCTGCTCGACGCGGTCGGCCTCGTTGAAGGCCCCTCGCACACCGAAATCATGATCACTGCCGAGGGACTGCGGATCATCGAGTCCCACAACCGGGCGGGCGGCGACAACATCCCCGAACTGGTACGGCTCGCCTACGGGGTGGACCTCGTCCGCGCCACGGTCGCCGTCCCGCTCGGCCTCGAACCCTGGAAGGACGAGGTCCCCGTCCCCCTGGGCGGCGCGGCGATCCGCTTCCTCGCCGCCGAGCCCGGCGTGGTGACGGCGGTCGATCTGCCGGCCGAAGGGCTGGAAGGCGTCACCCTGGGTGTCACGGCCAAGCCCGGAATGGTCGTACCGTCGGTGACCTGGTCCGCCGACCGTGTGTGCGGCGATGTGATCGCCGTGGGCCGGGACGCCGATGAGGCCGTGGCCCGCGCCGAGGCCGCGGCTGCCCGGGTCCGGATCCGGACCGGCCCGGCGCCCGAGACCGCGCCCCGCGCCACCGCACCGGTGAGGACATCATGA
- the map gene encoding type I methionyl aminopeptidase gives MVEIKTDTALETMREAGRVVAEALAAARRSAAVGVRLRELDEAARTVLTKAGARSPFLGYQPSFAPSPFPAVICASVNDALVHGIPGDYRLRDGDLVSIDCGAELDGWTGDAAISFTVGTPRPADLELIAATQQALDAGIAAATVGHRIGDISHAINTVARTADCGMPADFGGHGIGRRMHEDPHVPNHGRPGRGFPLRHGLTLAIEPMLMAGGRDDYRTDPDGWTLRTIDGSRAAHIEHTIAITQDGPRILTLL, from the coding sequence ATGGTGGAGATCAAGACCGACACGGCACTGGAGACGATGCGCGAAGCCGGACGCGTCGTGGCCGAGGCCCTCGCAGCCGCCCGCCGATCGGCAGCTGTGGGGGTCCGCCTGCGCGAACTCGACGAAGCGGCCCGCACCGTCCTGACCAAGGCCGGGGCGCGCTCTCCGTTCCTGGGCTACCAGCCGTCCTTCGCCCCCTCTCCCTTCCCGGCGGTGATCTGCGCATCCGTCAACGACGCCCTCGTGCACGGCATCCCCGGCGACTACCGCCTGCGCGACGGCGATCTGGTCAGCATCGACTGCGGAGCCGAACTCGACGGCTGGACAGGCGACGCCGCGATCAGCTTCACCGTCGGCACTCCCCGTCCCGCCGATCTGGAACTCATCGCCGCCACCCAGCAGGCCCTGGACGCCGGCATCGCCGCAGCCACCGTCGGCCACCGCATCGGAGACATCTCCCACGCCATCAACACCGTCGCGCGCACTGCCGACTGCGGCATGCCTGCCGACTTCGGCGGCCACGGCATCGGCCGCCGGATGCACGAGGACCCCCACGTCCCCAACCACGGACGACCCGGCCGCGGCTTCCCCCTGCGCCACGGCCTCACCCTCGCCATCGAACCCATGCTCATGGCCGGAGGACGCGACGACTACCGCACCGACCCCGATGGATGGACCCTGCGCACGATCGACGGCAGCCGCGCCGCCCACATCGAACACACCATCGCCATCACTCAGGACGGCCCCCGCATCCTCACCCTGCTCTGA